One genomic region from Sciurus carolinensis chromosome 2, mSciCar1.2, whole genome shotgun sequence encodes:
- the LOC124977771 gene encoding olfactory receptor 4N2 has translation MENKNSTVVTEFILLGLTQSREIQLLVFVLILIFYLIILPGNFLIILTIRSDPGLTAPLYFFLGNLAFLDASYSFIVAPRMLADFLSERKVISYRGCITQLFFLHFLGGGEGLLLVVMAFDRYMAICRPLHYSTVMSPRACYVMLLALWLGGFIHSIIQVALILRLPFCDPNQLDNFFCDVPQVIKLACTDTFVVELLMVFNSGLMTLLCFLGLLASYAVILCRVRGSSSEGKSKAMSTCTTHIIVIFLMFGPGIFIYTRPFRAFPADKVVSLFHTVIFPLLNPVIYTLRNQEVKASMKKLFHQHIL, from the coding sequence ATGGAGAACAAGAACAGCACAGTGGTGACTGAATTCATCCTCCTTGGTCTGACCCAGTCTCGAGAGATTCAGCTTCTGGTCTTTGTGCTGATCCTGATTTTCTACCTCATCATCCTTCCTGGAAACTTCCTCATCATCCTCACCATAAGGTCAGACCCTGGGCTCACAGCCCCTCTCTACTTCTTCCTGGGCAACTTGGCCTTCCTGGATGCCTCCTACTCCTTCATCGTGGCTCCCAGGATGCTGGCGGACTTCCTCTCTGAGAGGAAGGTGATCTCCTACAGAGGCTGCATCACCCAGCTCTTCTTCTTGCACTTCcttggaggtggggaggggctaCTCCTTGTGGTCATGGCCTTTGACCGCTACATGGCCATCTGCCGGCCTTTGCACTACTCAACTGTCATGAGCCCTAGAGCCTGCTATGTGATGCTGCTGGCTCTGTGGCTTGGAGGCTTTATCCACTCCATTATCCAGGTGGCCCTCATTCTCCGCCTGCCCTTCTGTGACCCAAACCAGCTGGAcaacttcttctgtgatgtgccACAGGTCATCAAGCTGGCCTGCACTGACACCTTTGTGGTGGAGCTCCTGATGGTCTTCAATAGTGGCCTAATGACCCTCCTGTGCTTCCTGGGCCTTCTGGCCTCCTATGCCGTCATCCTTTGCAGAGTACGTGGGTCTTCCTCTGAGGGGAAGAGCAAGGCCATGTCCACATGCACCACACACATCATTGTTATCTTCCTCATGTTTGGGCCTGGCATCTTCATCTATACTCGGCCCTTCAGAGCCTTCCCGGCTGACAAGGTGGTTTCCCTCTTTCATACTGTGATCTTTCCTTTATTGAATCCTGTAATTTATACACTCCGCAACCAGGAAGTGAAAGCTTCCATGAAGAAGTTGTTTCATCAGCACATActctga